The Helianthus annuus cultivar XRQ/B chromosome 11, HanXRQr2.0-SUNRISE, whole genome shotgun sequence region AGTCACATAAGGTAACGTGCTTCATTTTTTTTCTCAGTCAAATCCAACGTGTTTGAAGTTGTTGTTTGATTCTTCTGTTTATGGTTTTATACAAAATCTATAAATCTAACTTGAATAATCATGTATTTGTATGTCATCGTtccattttttattttcaagaGCATTTTATTGGAACGGGGAACAAATCAACGGTGACAGAGAAGATGAACATGAGTTTTTACTTTTTCTCTTCAATAATTGTCCTTTTTTcgtgggttttttttttgttctaatTGTTTTCTGTTGATTGTCATATCCTTATGGTGAACTATGTTTCCAAAACGATGAAACACCGATGAAGCATCTATTGGAGGAATTTGAGGAGGTATATATATTATCAAAGTTTCattctttgaaaaatatgttGAGTTTGAGTGTATTTGCATAAGTTCATATGTTTGATTTTCTCTCCAATTCAATCTAGATGTTTTTTTTCCTACCAAATTTAAACTCAAAATTGGGGCACATGCATTGCACGTCATGGTTATCTCAAATTCGTGAAATATAGCTAATATGTAGTTTAAAATGTTATGTTAGTGAAATTTTATATTTTTGGTTTATCCCCCTAAATTTCTACATATTCAGTGATGTTATAATATACCATTAAAACAAACTGAGATTTAAATGTGTATAATATGAAAACAATTtcattgtatatatattttttattgacATGTTTATCAAGTTCGTTTTTGAATTATTCAAAACATTTTATTCGAATTTGAAACTTTTGAAACTAAATATGAATTCGCACCGGATTTGAATTAACCGAAAAATATGTGGGTTAAGGTACACGCTTAATTTCCTGGGAGTTAATATTAAGCAATATTTGATAGTCATATTAAGATTAATACACACCCCTATTCAACAAAATAGTTTATTGGTAAACTCTCTAAGGGTATATAAGGTTGATGCGTTCATTGCTATGCAATTTATCTTTCTCAAACTTCTAGCAAAAAGTTGCCACATATGTGTGCACATTAATTGTAaatttatgtgtttatttgcATATATCGGTGTGTATTTTACAAGTATAGATATGTGTATGGTGCTTTTTGTGAATTGTTATCCACTAATTGATGTTGATACTAAGAGTGTGTATTAACTGAATGTTTGTTGTTTTGTTTCTTTAAGAAAATATTTACCATCAGcatttgtttcagatctattttTGTGATCGTGAAGATGGTGGTAGTGCACCACATGCTATACAAAACGGTCACGCAGAGCAATGCGTGCTCCAGCAAAATCGGTGTCACTTTTGATCAAAGAAATTTCAAGGTTTGCTTTCATTATTCGTCGTGCGTTTGCTttcattgtttgtgattgataATATACTATAATTGGAGACAAGAAAAGAAAAGACCTAATCAAAGTACTGGCGTCTCAAACTGTTCGTGGAATGTTATAAGCGATAAGTTCCAGTTACACAATAGTTGATACAATCATCTCAATCACACCGTCATAGTTGGTTTGTCCTCCTTACCCTAACCTTGCCTTCTCAACAATCCCAAATCCACCGCTATGTCCTCTTTTCTTGATGAAATTTTCAATCAGAACATCTCATCTCATCATCGGGACTGTTCGAACATCAAAGGGGTCATTTAACATATCCTATTTGAACTATAGGAACGAGTCGTCAGGCTTAACCCGGAGTACCTCTTGCTGTCGTAGGTTACAGGTTTTGGTGCATTGCTTATCAGATAGGAATTACACCTATAAGGAGTTTGAAACAAGCGAAGATATAGAAAAGTGGTGTAAGGATTATGGTTATGAGAAGATGCATTCACAATGAAGGAGCTAGGCTGGGAAGATTACCGTGAAAATCTGCAAAATGGGCTGAATAAGGGTTGGGGTTCTCATGTCTCCCATGATATATTCTATTGATTCCATTTTATCCTATGAATTATTCAAGTAACAATATGTTTCCTTGCCAGTTTAAGTTATTTAGTTTGTTTACAATTcatatttgatttatttttatcatttaaGTTATTTAGTTTGTTTACAATTCGAAGTCATAGTTATGTGTGTTTCGACTATATAAACCCAATAGTGGCATAAGATTTCGTTGTTGTCATTGTTTTGGAGGCAAGGGATAAAATAAATTCAAACTAATGTTTAGAAACTTACGAATTTTAACCAATATAGTGATACTAAATCATTCATAATTAatatcccgccgcaacgcgcgggttgcGTTAACTCGTTgttaacaaacaaaaaaaaaagaaaataatagtGATGTCCACTCTTGTTGTGACACGTGGCATAGGAAATCATCAACCTTGGTTGCAACCCAGGTTGTTGGATCGACCAGGTTGTCCATTTTTCTTGTATTTTGCTTTTTCTTTAAGTGATTTCAACAACCCAACTCATGTTTGGGTCATCAATGGGAACAACCTTATAAGTTTTAAtagattttatataattttaactGTTTTGTAACCCcggtattacacgggttaagtaaataaaatatcaaatagttaataatgaaaatttaacaattataaaacaatattttaagacacttttctgatatccgaacaaaattttgttttacgtatgatcaaaacttgtgatgtttgtcaagtttGTAAATATGAAAGCATTTGAACCATCGATTAGAAGACAAACTGTATAATCGACTTAaacccaagttttatttaaataacagtggtcttaatttattagttctaaaaatattgttgaaatgttgaaaatgctcgatatttgtttca contains the following coding sequences:
- the LOC110889373 gene encoding uncharacterized protein LOC110889373; amino-acid sequence: MFALMMNRILIVPDPNPAPDRVKFICSHGGKILPALPMAASSTPAVILAHLLEEFEEKIFTISICFRSIFVIVKMVVVHHMLYKTVTQSNACSSKIGVTFDQRNFKVTGFGALLIR